From Cyanobacteria bacterium QS_8_64_29:
TGCTCAACGAATTCGTTGAGAGCATCAAAGAATCCAGCAGCCGCAGCCTGCTCTCAATCAGCTTTTTGGCAGCCATTTGGATCTCCTCGGCTGCCCTAAGCGCGGCCATGAACGCGCTCGATCAAATCCATCGCATTCCGCGCGAACAGCGCCGTCCGTTTTGGAAAGCCAAGATCGTTTCCATCGTGTTGACCCTGGGCACGATGCTGTTGCTGGTCGTTGCCTCGTTTTTGGTTCTTATCAGCGACTTCATCGTGCAATTTGTTGTCGATCACTTTTTAGCCTACGTTATCGACGCCGTCTGGGTTGACTGGATCCTGACCGTCTGGCGCCTACTTAGCTGGCCCTTTGCCTTGGCAACGGTGGCGGCTGCTTTTGCCCTCGTTTATCGGTTCGGGCCCAGTCAAAAAACCCCGGGCGTGCCCATCGTGCCGGGTGCCGTCATGGCAGCGGTCTCTTGGGCCGGCATCTCGGCCCTATTCCGGCTATACGTTGCCAACTTCGGCCGCTACAACCAAATCTACGGTGCCGTGGGAACGGTGATCGTCCTGATGCTGTGGTTCTATATGAGCTCGCTGGTTTTGCTACTGGGCGACCAGCTCAATGCCACCGTTAGCGAGCAAATGCCCGAGCGCGACAAGCGAGCGCTTGGCCTCATCCCCACCTCGCCTCGGACCGGCCTCAAGACCCTAAGCAACGCCGTTACCGATCACTTGCCTCGCAACCGAGGAAAACGACGCCCGAATGCCGATGACGACCCCGAAGAGCGCGAAGGCGACTCGCTTGAGGATGACTGAGGGCGATCGCGATCGGGTGCCGGCGCGCCTGCGCTCGCTCAGCTACCTGCTCGACAATGCCATCCCCATTCCCGGAACGGGCATCCGCATCGGCCTGGATCCCCTCTTGGGCTTATTGCCGACAGCAGGCGATGGGCTGGGCATGGTGCTGTCAGCTTACATTCTTATCGAAGCCGCCCGGCTGGGGGCTTCCCCAGCTTTACTGGCGCGCATGGCCTTCAATATT
This genomic window contains:
- a CDS encoding ribonuclease BN, translated to MPFGRFFRFFRYVTFGTLKTTVSRAFQRRLVGLSAEMAYNTTLAIFPALIAILTAIGLFESTVRETLTDLARPLQNVAPQQVWELLNEFVESIKESSSRSLLSISFLAAIWISSAALSAAMNALDQIHRIPREQRRPFWKAKIVSIVLTLGTMLLLVVASFLVLISDFIVQFVVDHFLAYVIDAVWVDWILTVWRLLSWPFALATVAAAFALVYRFGPSQKTPGVPIVPGAVMAAVSWAGISALFRLYVANFGRYNQIYGAVGTVIVLMLWFYMSSLVLLLGDQLNATVSEQMPERDKRALGLIPTSPRTGLKTLSNAVTDHLPRNRGKRRPNADDDPEEREGDSLEDD
- a CDS encoding DUF4112 domain-containing protein; the encoded protein is MTEGDRDRVPARLRSLSYLLDNAIPIPGTGIRIGLDPLLGLLPTAGDGLGMVLSAYILIEAARLGASPALLARMAFNIALETVAGTVPALGDLFDAAWKANAKNLALLERHLQAPTSEPATAWGTVGLLLGGLLLLGAGLAITSVALVAALLGAIG